Proteins encoded in a region of the Flavobacterium sp. PMTSA4 genome:
- the gltX gene encoding glutamate--tRNA ligase: MSRPVRVRFAPSPTGPLHIGGVRTALFNYLFAKKHNGVFYLRIEDTDQNRFVPGAEAYIFEALEWLGIAPSETVGKNEKFGPYRQSERKHLYKQYADELIEKGWAYYAFDTAEALDFHRKQHEEQGKTFIYNWHNREKLDTSLVISKEETEKRIANGEAFVIRFKTPVNETLHLKDIIRGDIKFETNLLDDKVLFKSDGMPTYHLANIVDDHLMETSHVIRGEEWLPSLPLHSLLYKAFGWEAPEFAHLPLILKPIGNGKLSKRDGDKMGFPVFPLDWKNEDGTISSGYREKGFFPEAVVNFLALLGWNDGTDQELFSLEELCEKFDLNRVHKAGAKFDPEKNKWFNHQYLQKQNDEELAKAFAPIVYEKGTDVDYTSLVKIVSSIKERANFVSDFWELSDYFFVAPTSYDEKAAKNWKEETPNLMQQVISVLENIGDFTSVNVETIVKDWMTKNEIGMGKVMQPLRLSLVGALKGPHLFDIIEMIGKDETIKRIEKAIATL; the protein is encoded by the coding sequence ATGTCAAGACCTGTAAGAGTTCGTTTTGCGCCAAGTCCAACTGGACCATTGCATATTGGTGGTGTTAGAACTGCGTTATTCAATTATTTATTTGCCAAAAAACATAACGGTGTTTTCTATTTACGTATTGAAGATACCGACCAAAATCGATTTGTTCCTGGTGCTGAAGCCTATATTTTTGAAGCATTAGAATGGTTAGGAATTGCTCCAAGTGAAACCGTTGGAAAAAACGAAAAATTTGGACCATATCGTCAAAGCGAACGAAAACATTTATACAAACAATACGCTGATGAACTAATAGAGAAAGGTTGGGCTTATTATGCTTTTGATACTGCCGAAGCATTAGATTTTCATAGAAAACAACACGAAGAACAAGGCAAAACCTTTATTTACAATTGGCACAATCGTGAAAAATTAGATACTTCTTTAGTAATTTCTAAAGAAGAAACCGAAAAGAGAATTGCCAATGGTGAAGCCTTTGTAATACGTTTTAAAACTCCTGTAAATGAAACGTTGCATTTAAAAGATATCATTCGTGGTGATATTAAATTTGAAACTAATTTATTAGATGATAAAGTTTTATTTAAATCGGATGGAATGCCAACCTATCATTTAGCGAACATAGTTGACGACCATTTGATGGAAACATCGCATGTAATTCGTGGTGAAGAATGGTTGCCAAGTTTGCCTTTACACAGTTTGTTGTACAAAGCTTTTGGTTGGGAAGCGCCAGAATTTGCTCATTTACCATTAATTTTAAAACCAATTGGTAACGGAAAATTATCAAAACGCGATGGTGATAAAATGGGATTTCCTGTATTTCCATTAGATTGGAAAAATGAAGACGGCACAATTTCATCAGGTTATAGAGAAAAAGGATTTTTCCCAGAAGCTGTTGTTAATTTTTTAGCATTATTAGGTTGGAATGATGGAACAGACCAAGAACTGTTTTCATTGGAGGAACTTTGTGAAAAATTTGATTTAAATAGAGTTCACAAAGCTGGAGCTAAATTTGACCCAGAGAAAAACAAATGGTTTAATCATCAATATTTACAAAAACAAAATGATGAAGAATTAGCAAAAGCCTTTGCTCCTATTGTTTATGAAAAAGGAACTGATGTTGATTACACGTCATTAGTAAAAATAGTTTCTTCGATAAAAGAACGTGCAAACTTTGTTTCTGATTTTTGGGAATTGAGTGATTATTTCTTTGTAGCACCAACATCATATGATGAAAAAGCAGCCAAAAACTGGAAAGAAGAAACGCCAAATTTGATGCAACAAGTAATTTCGGTTCTTGAAAACATTGGAGATTTTACTTCTGTCAATGTCGAAACGATTGTGAAAGATTGGATGACTAAAAACGAAATAGGAATGGGAAAAGTAATGCAACCGTTACGACTAAGCTTGGTTGGTGCTTTAAAAGGACCACATCTTTTTGACATAATCGAAATGATTGGAAAAGATGAAACCATAAAACGAATTGAAAAAGCAATAGCTACTTTATAA
- a CDS encoding porin family protein, producing MNKLFTLIVLCCTTISFAQYGYRDGNRIGISAGVSQTTLFTNNFTASPELGFAGGLSVRGNYYNNWSMIYGMQFFSNNFNLESTFNQKIKYNLQGVQVRILFSYNVVEDHVSLDFGPVLQVNGKLKVATSDENKILKGTLLQADQIIDISPVSGNFYLGVSAGNKTIRAVIFYEYGFTNILNRLNKDDALKVLNNGDKFKGNLGTINGQVIINL from the coding sequence ATGAACAAACTATTTACGCTTATTGTTTTGTGTTGTACAACAATAAGTTTTGCCCAGTACGGCTATCGTGATGGTAATCGTATTGGTATTTCTGCAGGAGTTTCTCAAACCACTTTATTTACCAATAATTTTACTGCTTCACCTGAATTAGGTTTTGCTGGTGGACTTTCGGTTCGTGGAAATTATTATAATAATTGGAGTATGATTTATGGAATGCAGTTTTTTTCTAATAATTTTAATTTAGAATCTACTTTTAATCAAAAAATAAAATATAATCTTCAAGGTGTTCAAGTTCGTATTCTTTTTAGTTACAATGTAGTTGAAGATCATGTTTCTTTAGATTTTGGACCAGTTTTACAAGTAAACGGAAAATTAAAAGTGGCAACATCTGATGAAAATAAAATTCTAAAAGGAACATTGCTTCAAGCCGACCAAATTATCGATATTTCGCCAGTTAGTGGTAATTTTTACCTAGGAGTTTCTGCTGGAAATAAAACTATTAGAGCAGTTATTTTTTATGAATATGGTTTTACCAATATCCTTAACCGATTAAACAAAGATGATGCCTTGAAAGTTTTAAATAACGGTGATAAATTCAAAGGAAACCTTGGAACTATCAATGGACAAGTAATTATTAATTTATAA
- a CDS encoding SPFH domain-containing protein — MEFIIIPIVLGLFILFASFFTVKQQSSFIVERFGKFQSIRNSGLQLKVPIIDRIAGRVNLRIQQLDVIIETKTKDNVFVKLKVSVQFKVIQEKVYEAFYKLEYPHDQITSYVFDVVRAEVPKLKLDDVFERKDDVAVAVKRELNDAMTTYGYDIINTLITDIDPDIQVKNAMNRINAADREKTAAEYEAEASRIRIVAKAKAEAESKKLQGQGIADQRREIAKGLLESVEVLNSVGINSQEASALIVVTQHYDTLQAIGADTNSNLILLPNSPQAGSDMLNNMVASFTASNQVGEAMKKANSTKRLSKRNSDDLEKNESEE; from the coding sequence ATGGAATTTATTATTATCCCTATTGTATTAGGTTTGTTTATTCTTTTTGCTTCGTTCTTTACGGTCAAGCAGCAATCGTCTTTTATAGTAGAACGATTTGGGAAATTTCAAAGCATTCGAAACTCGGGATTGCAATTAAAAGTTCCAATTATTGATAGAATTGCTGGTCGTGTAAATCTTAGAATTCAACAATTAGACGTTATTATTGAAACCAAAACCAAAGACAACGTGTTTGTTAAACTAAAAGTTTCGGTTCAATTTAAAGTAATTCAAGAAAAAGTATATGAAGCGTTTTATAAATTAGAATATCCACATGATCAAATTACTTCGTATGTATTTGACGTTGTTCGTGCTGAAGTTCCAAAATTAAAATTAGATGACGTTTTCGAAAGAAAAGATGATGTAGCTGTAGCTGTAAAACGTGAATTGAATGATGCAATGACTACTTATGGATATGATATCATCAACACGTTGATTACCGATATCGATCCAGATATTCAAGTAAAAAATGCGATGAATAGAATTAACGCTGCCGATAGAGAAAAGACTGCAGCCGAATATGAAGCGGAAGCAAGCAGAATTAGAATTGTTGCCAAAGCAAAAGCTGAAGCTGAAAGCAAAAAACTTCAAGGTCAAGGTATTGCTGACCAAAGAAGAGAAATTGCTAAAGGTTTGTTAGAAAGTGTGGAAGTTTTAAATAGTGTTGGTATCAATTCGCAAGAAGCATCAGCTTTAATTGTGGTTACACAACATTATGACACGTTGCAAGCCATTGGTGCTGACACCAATTCGAATTTAATTTTGTTACCAAATTCGCCACAAGCAGGAAGTGATATGTTAAACAATATGGTGGCAAGTTTCACAGCGAGTAACCAAGTAGGTGAAGCCATGAAAAAAGCGAATAGCACAAAAAGATTATCAAAACGAAATTCAGACGATTTAGAAAAAAATGAATCTGAAGAATAA